In Lampris incognitus isolate fLamInc1 chromosome 13, fLamInc1.hap2, whole genome shotgun sequence, the genomic stretch agcgttaatagatatgagcactaatagatatgagcgttaatagatatgagcactaatagatatgagcactaatagatatgagcactaatagatATGAGCGCTAATAGATATGAGCACTAACAGATATGAGCGCTAATATATATGAGCACTAATAGATTTGAGCACTaatagatatgagcactaatagatATGAGCGCTAATAGATATGAGCGCTAATAGATACGAGCACTTATACtagatatgagcactaatagatatgagcgctaatagatatgagcactaatagatatgagcgataatagatatgagcgctaatagatatgagcactaatagatatgagcgctaatagatatgagcgctaatagatatgagcactaatagatatgagcgataatagatatgagcgctaatagatatgagcactaatagatatgagcactaacagatatgagcgctaatagatatgagcactaatagaGATGAGCGCTAATAGATATGAGCGCTAATAGAGATGAGCGGTAACAGATATGAGCGCTAATAGATATGAGCACTGATAGAGATGAGCGCTAATAGATATGAGCGCTAATAGAGATGAGCGGTAATAGAGATGAGCGCTTATAGATATGAGCGCTTATAGATATGAGCGCTAATAGATATGAGCGCTAATAGATATGAGCTCTTATAGATATAAGCGTTaatagatatgagcactaatagatATGAGCACTAACAGATATGAGCGCTAATAGATATGAGCGCTAACAGATATGAGCCTTaatagatatgagcactaatagatatgagcgctaatagatatgagcactaatagatATGAGCGCTAACAGATATGAGCTCTTATAGATATGAGCGCTTATAGATATGAGCGCTAATAGATATGAGCACTTATAGATATGAGCGCTTATAGATATGAGTGCTAACAGATATGAGCTCTTATAGATATGAGCACTTATAGATATGAGCACTTGtagatatgagcactaatagatATGAGCACTTATAGATATGAGCGCTCATACATATGAGCACTTATAGATATGAGCGCTTatagatatgagcactaatagatATGAGCGCTTATAGATATGAGCACTTATAGATATGAGTGCTTATAGATATGAGCACTTatagatatgagcactaatagatatgagcgcttatagatatgagcactaatagatatgagccctaatagatatgagcactaatagatatgagcgcttatagatatgagcactaatagatATGAGCGCTTATAGATATGAGCACTTatagatatgagcactaatagatatgagcactaatagatatgagcactaatagatatgagcactaatagatATGAGCGCTTATAGATATGAGCACTTatagatatgagcactaatagatatgagcactaatagatatgagcactaatagatATGAGCGCTTATAGATATGAGCGCTATAATAGATATGAGCGCTAACAGATATGAGCGCTTatagatatgagcactaatagatatgagcgctaacagatatgagcactaatagatATGAGCGCTAACAGCATATTATCCGAGTTATCAGAATCATATCAGAATCAAATATATATCATATCAACTATTGTATAAAGTATCacatatcatatatcagaatcaAAATATCAGACATGATATTATTAGAAGGGAGGTTGGGTCAGATTGCAAACCGGACATTAATTAGCCACCATGGTCTTGTGGTGGAAGGGGTAGTATGAGCAATGACAGCAGTAGGTATCTGCTTGCCAGGGAACTTGTTTCCCCTTTTCAACCGTTTGCCTTCATATCTCAGGAGTGTCCGAGCGGTGTGGTGAACGAGGAGACCTTCAAAACCATCTACTCCCAGTTCTTTCCTCAAGGAGGTAAGTTGTAGTCCTCGCATAACGCTCCTTTCCATTTCCGCCTCGCTTCACCTCAGCATCTCGTTGTCGAACAAGTAAATGAGGGGAATTATCCTCGACAAACTCCGCAGAGGTTCTGCTGCTCATCCAGACCGGCAGATAAAACCCACTGGCACCGAAGCACATTAACTACCCCAGTAAAGTCCACACTGCTGTGATGTAATACATGCCCCTGCAGAAAAGCCTGGCAGTTTTCATTTCAGGATATTTGACGAAATGCAAACCACTTGTTAGCGCTTACTTTCAAACCTATTTTTAGATCTAGGCCATAGTCAGCGAGCTGCTAATTTTAGTGACTTAGATGTTGCCCGAATATTCAACGGACACGTCGGTTCGCTCACTGTGTGTCTGCTTTTTCCAGATTCGAGTATGTACGCGCACTTCCTGTTCGAAGCCTTCGACACCAACAAGAACGGGTCGGTCAGTTTTGAGGTGGGTGCTGTTCCTGTGTCGCTCTCTTCTGACAGCTGCCAGTCAGTCAGGCTGCTCTGCTGAGACTCTTCAGCGTTCTCTGTCCCACCTACTCACACTGCAGAGAATTACACGAATCTGATCCAACGGCGTCATCTAGGATCACGTTAAACGTCATGTTaaggggggcgtggcggtctattcccctgcctaccaacacgaggatcgccggttcgaatccccgtgttacctccggcttggtcgggcgtccctacagacacaattggccgtgtctgcgggtgggaagccgggtgtgggtatgtgtcctggtcgctgcactagcgcctcctctggtcagtcggggtgcatgttcggggggggagtagcgtgatcctccaatgcgctacgtccccctggtgaaactcctcactgtcaggtgaaaagaagcagctggcgactccacatgtatgggaggaggcacgtggtagtctgcagccctccccggatcagcagtctcgaaggagtcgcctcgccactttcgtgacaaggcgactccaggccgaaccactgccccNNNNNNNNNNNNNNNNNNNNNNNNNNNNNNNNNNNNNNNNNNNNNNNNNNNNNNNNNNNNNNNNNNNNNNNNNNNNNNNNNNNNNNNNNNNNNNNNNNNNNNNNNNNNNNNNNNNNNNNNNNNNNNNNNNNNNNNNNNNNNNNNNNNNNNNNNNNNNNNNNNNNNNNNNNNNNNNNNNNNNNNNNNNNNNNNNNNNNNNNctctgtctgtcctgtctctctctctctctctctctgtcgctgtgtctgtctctctctctcgctctctctctctctctgtctctttctctctctctgtctgtctctctctctctctctctctctctctctctctctctctctctgtctctctctcctctcctctctcctctctctctctctctctctctctctctgtctctctctctctctgtctctctctctctctctctttctctctgtctctgtctctgtctctctctctctgtctctctctctctctctgtctctctctctctctctctctctctctgtctctgtgtctctgtctgtcctctctctctctgtctctctctctctgtctctctctctctctctttctctctgtctctgtctctctctctctctctctctctctctctctgtctctctctctctgtctctctctctctctctctgtctctctctctctctgtctctctctctctctctcttctgtctctctctgtctctgtgtctctgtctgtctctctctctctctgtctctgtctctctctctgtctctctctctctgtctctctctctctgtctctctctgtgtctgtctctctctctgtctctctgtctctctctctctctctctgtgtctctgtctgtctctctctctctctctctctctctctgtctctctctctctctctctctttcttactctctctctgtctctctgtctctctctctctgtctgtctctctctctctgtctctgtctgtctgtctctctctctctctctctctctctctctctctctctctctgtcgctgtgtctgtctctctctctctctctctctttcttactctctctgtctctgtctctttctctgtctctctctctctctctctgtctctctctctctctctctctctctctctctctctctctctctctctctctctctctctctctctgtctctctgtctctctcctctcaggACTTTGTGTTTGGCTTGTCCGTTATCTTAAgagggaccattaatgacagaCTAAACTGGGCCTTCAACCTCTACGACCTAAACAAGGATGGCTGCATCACCAaagaggtaacacacacacacacccacacacacacacacccacacacacacacacccacacacccccgaGCGTCTGCTCAGTATCGTCCTCGGTAGGAGACGCTGCTCTCCGCCTGCACACTTGACAGTTTCTGTGGTTGTGATCTGGCTCTGCGGCTTTGCAGTTTATCATCCCCAGGTTTAAAAGGGGAGGGTGGAGGCGACATTAAGCCCCATCTCAGCACTGCGCTTTGACGTTGCCGTTTTGAAATGTGTTTTACGAGCATAACCGACGCGTtggtccctccctcccctcccccccctccctccccccctccgtgTCGCAGGAGAGATGTTAGACATCATGAAGTCCATCTACGACATGATGGGGAAGTACACGTACCCCCACCATGCAGGACGACGCTCCGAGAGAGAACACGTCGAGAGCTTCTTCCAGGTACGGCGCCACGTAGCGCCCTCGTGTCCGGTTATCTCGACGTGTCACCTTACATCTAATCTaacgcccccacccccaccccccacccccaccccacccccagcacCACCAACAGAAAGAATTGGAACaggttctttcttttcttttccagaaAATGGACCGTAACAAAGACGGCGTGGTCACTATAGAGGAGTTCATCGAGTCATGCCAAAAGGTGGGACGGGGTGGTGGCCGTCCGGGGGTTCGAGTCCAGCTGTGTATTCTGTGACGGCGCCCGGCGGGGTTCGTGTTGTTGACCTTGCCGATGTCTCTTGTCTCCGCAGACGAGAACATCATGCAGTCCATGCAGCTGTTTGACAACGTCATCTAGAAGAAGTCCGCACCTGAGAGCACGCTGGTCTCcgggacacgtgtgtgtgtgttgtgtgtgtgtgtgtgtgtgtgtgtgtgtgtgtgtgtgtgtgtgtgtgtgtggtgtgtgtgtgtgtgtgtgcgtgtgtgtgcgtgtgtactagCTTGTGCATGCAGGGTTGTGGGTACATGTATACTGTTTTGTATCTCTGCTGAGATCTGTGTGCCGCTGAGTCCACAAGTCAACGAGAgtccctctcctccttctctgCGGACCCCTG encodes the following:
- the LOC130122614 gene encoding Kv channel-interacting protein 2 isoform X2, with protein sequence MKAKNREQSLSDSRELDGSYDQLTGESTPSIKNKKTIKQRFLKLLPCCKPSATPSISQSNVEDDFELSTVCHRPESMDKLQEQTKFTKKELQVLYRGFKNECPSGVVNEETFKTIYSQFFPQGDSSMYAHFLFEAFDTNKNGSVSFEDFVFGLSVILRGTINDRLNWAFNLYDLNKDGCITKEEMLDIMKSIYDMMGKYTYPHHAGRRSEREHVESFFQKMDRNKDGVVTIEEFIESCQKVGRDENIMQSMQLFDNVI
- the LOC130122614 gene encoding Kv channel-interacting protein 2 isoform X4, whose translation is MKAKNREQSLSDSRELDGSYDQLTGEPPGPTKKTIKQRFLKLLPCCKPSATPSISQNSVEDDFELSTVCHRPESMDKLQEQTKFTKKELQVLYRGFKNECPSGVVNEETFKTIYSQFFPQGDSSMYAHFLFEAFDTNKNGSVSFEDFVFGLSVILRGTINDRLNWAFNLYDLNKDGCITKEEMLDIMKSIYDMMGKYTYPHHAGRRSEREHVESFFQKMDRNKDGVVTIEEFIESCQKVGRDENIMQSMQLFDNVI
- the LOC130122614 gene encoding Kv channel-interacting protein 2 isoform X3, with translation MKAKNREQSLSDSRELDGSYDQLTGNPSTSQSKKTIKQRFLKLLPCCKPSATPSISQNSVEDDFELSTVCHRPESMDKLQEQTKFTKKELQVLYRGFKNECPSGVVNEETFKTIYSQFFPQGDSSMYAHFLFEAFDTNKNGSVSFEDFVFGLSVILRGTINDRLNWAFNLYDLNKDGCITKEEMLDIMKSIYDMMGKYTYPHHAGRRSEREHVESFFQKMDRNKDGVVTIEEFIESCQKVGRDENIMQSMQLFDNVI
- the LOC130122614 gene encoding Kv channel-interacting protein 2 isoform X5 encodes the protein MKAKNREQSLSDSRELDGSYDQLTDSVEDDFELSTVCHRPESMDKLQEQTKFTKKELQVLYRGFKNECPSGVVNEETFKTIYSQFFPQGDSSMYAHFLFEAFDTNKNGSVSFEDFVFGLSVILRGTINDRLNWAFNLYDLNKDGCITKEEMLDIMKSIYDMMGKYTYPHHAGRRSEREHVESFFQKMDRNKDGVVTIEEFIESCQKVGRDENIMQSMQLFDNVI
- the LOC130122614 gene encoding Kv channel-interacting protein 2 isoform X1 is translated as MKAKNREQSLSDSRELDGSYDQLTGEPPGPTKKTIKQRFLKLLPCCKPSATPSISQSKCLLPLYTPLPPSLPPSFPSLLPDSVEDDFELSTVCHRPESMDKLQEQTKFTKKELQVLYRGFKNECPSGVVNEETFKTIYSQFFPQGDSSMYAHFLFEAFDTNKNGSVSFEDFVFGLSVILRGTINDRLNWAFNLYDLNKDGCITKEEMLDIMKSIYDMMGKYTYPHHAGRRSEREHVESFFQKMDRNKDGVVTIEEFIESCQKVGRDENIMQSMQLFDNVI